A DNA window from Amycolatopsis sp. DSM 110486 contains the following coding sequences:
- a CDS encoding FAD-dependent oxidoreductase, whose product MPHALTDLRVNTVTRPADRSVESLEADILVVGAGIAGLTAAIDAKRRGRDVVLADALPVLGGQCVNSMIGLFCGIYGNAPEYHQLTHGIFDEMFPALERSGDIAYNRTHTQTVPYDEVALGRWFENLVSELGIRVVLGASINGVAIEGGVIEQVDFATRYGPVSVRAKGFVDATGDAALAWEAGLPCRVPERTVWGSQQIRLAGLVESAKPDPAELVARIDEKADEYGLLRRDGLAFFFPGRNTAVMNMTHVEAPLTAVEATEAQLRGRAQADRVVEFLRIEFPAAFKDASVLAYGFPGRRQTRWLAADHQLTLDEVRNGTGFADAVARTAWPVELHDRASGYAWETFGPDHVHYVPLRSLTSPEARNLVAAGRCVDGDAAALSSVRVMGPCSAMGSAAAHALDLTLGGDVHDVDLTALRDRIRDNVEG is encoded by the coding sequence TTGCCTCACGCACTGACCGATCTGCGGGTGAACACCGTCACCCGGCCCGCCGACCGCTCCGTGGAGTCGCTCGAAGCCGACATCCTCGTCGTCGGCGCGGGGATCGCCGGACTGACCGCGGCGATCGACGCGAAACGACGCGGCCGCGACGTCGTGCTCGCCGACGCGCTTCCTGTCCTGGGTGGACAGTGCGTGAACTCCATGATCGGGCTGTTCTGCGGGATCTACGGAAACGCTCCCGAATACCACCAGCTCACGCACGGGATCTTCGACGAGATGTTCCCGGCGCTGGAGCGTTCCGGCGACATCGCGTACAACCGCACCCACACCCAGACCGTCCCCTACGACGAGGTCGCGTTGGGCCGGTGGTTCGAGAACCTCGTTTCCGAGCTCGGGATCAGGGTCGTGCTGGGCGCGTCGATCAACGGGGTCGCCATTGAGGGCGGGGTGATCGAGCAGGTGGACTTCGCGACCCGCTACGGTCCGGTTTCGGTGCGCGCCAAGGGATTCGTGGACGCGACCGGCGACGCCGCGCTGGCGTGGGAAGCCGGGCTGCCGTGCCGGGTGCCGGAGCGGACGGTGTGGGGCTCACAGCAGATCCGGCTCGCCGGTCTGGTCGAGTCGGCCAAACCCGACCCGGCCGAATTGGTGGCCCGCATCGACGAGAAGGCCGACGAGTACGGCCTCCTCCGTCGCGACGGGCTCGCCTTCTTCTTCCCGGGACGCAACACTGCCGTGATGAACATGACTCACGTGGAGGCGCCCCTGACCGCGGTCGAGGCGACCGAGGCGCAGCTGCGGGGGCGGGCGCAGGCCGACCGGGTCGTCGAGTTCCTGCGCATCGAGTTCCCGGCGGCGTTCAAGGACGCTTCCGTGCTGGCCTACGGTTTTCCCGGGCGCCGGCAGACGCGATGGCTGGCCGCCGATCACCAGCTCACCCTCGACGAGGTCCGCAACGGCACCGGTTTCGCGGACGCGGTGGCGCGGACGGCGTGGCCGGTGGAGCTGCACGACCGGGCGTCGGGCTACGCGTGGGAGACTTTCGGGCCGGATCACGTGCACTACGTCCCGCTGCGCAGCCTGACCTCACCGGAGGCACGGAACCTGGTCGCGGCCGGCCGGTGCGTCGACGGCGACGCGGCGGCTCTGTCGAGCGTGCGGGTGATGGGCCCGTGCTCGGCGATGGGCAGCGCCGCCGCGCACGCACTGGACCTGACGCTGGGTGGCGATGTCCACGACGTCGATCTGACCGCGTTGCGTGACCGCATCCGTGACAACGTGGAGGGCTGA
- a CDS encoding aconitase X catalytic domain-containing protein, protein MVGLTDEEKGMRDGAEGGAVAAAMDLLIRYADALGAERLCETRNVAGTTTQPSPAKEKLVAEGGWAKAFSVISLDCDDDLEIPPMRVPTCQLQHGFGEDARGIMPYPEHKIDLQAEAESFASSRGVNVLATCTPYQVGNLPTYGEHVAWMESSAVVYANSVLGARTNCEGGASTGAASLTGRIPCWGNHHRENRYGTHLIETTLALNGFQDWGLLGYFAGDVVQEERPVVIGELGSPDLADLKHFGAAAASSGGVEMYHLPGRTPDAPTLEAAFGGRSIPASIRYGEAERRAVYESLNSIGDSEDVDFVLLGCPHASLDQIGRVARALEGRTISAGCELWLMTPRALRTVADRNGWTETIRRAGGRILTDSCPAMSRVAPEGTKVFATDSAKQAHYLPAILGIEAWFGTLEECVDAAVTGRWRGSLAPVGKARR, encoded by the coding sequence ATGGTAGGGCTCACCGACGAAGAGAAGGGCATGCGCGACGGCGCGGAAGGCGGCGCGGTCGCGGCGGCGATGGATCTGCTGATCCGCTACGCCGACGCGCTCGGCGCCGAGCGGCTGTGCGAGACCCGAAACGTCGCGGGCACGACCACACAACCTTCGCCGGCCAAGGAAAAGCTGGTCGCCGAGGGTGGCTGGGCCAAGGCGTTCTCGGTGATCAGCCTCGACTGCGACGACGACCTCGAAATCCCGCCGATGCGGGTTCCGACCTGCCAGCTGCAGCACGGGTTCGGCGAAGACGCCCGCGGCATCATGCCGTACCCCGAGCACAAGATCGACCTGCAGGCCGAGGCCGAGTCGTTCGCCAGCAGCCGCGGTGTCAACGTGCTCGCCACTTGCACGCCCTACCAGGTCGGCAACCTCCCGACCTACGGCGAGCACGTCGCCTGGATGGAGTCGTCGGCGGTCGTCTACGCCAACTCCGTCCTGGGCGCGCGCACCAACTGCGAGGGTGGTGCCTCGACCGGCGCCGCGAGCCTGACCGGGCGGATCCCGTGCTGGGGCAACCACCACCGGGAAAACCGCTACGGCACGCACCTCATCGAGACGACGCTGGCGCTCAACGGATTCCAGGACTGGGGGCTGCTCGGCTACTTCGCCGGCGACGTCGTCCAGGAGGAGCGGCCGGTCGTCATCGGCGAGCTGGGCAGCCCGGATCTGGCGGACCTCAAGCATTTCGGTGCCGCCGCCGCGTCGTCCGGCGGCGTGGAGATGTATCACCTGCCGGGCCGGACCCCCGACGCGCCGACGCTCGAGGCCGCCTTCGGAGGCCGCTCGATCCCCGCGTCGATCCGGTACGGCGAAGCAGAGCGTCGTGCCGTCTACGAGTCGCTCAACTCGATCGGGGACAGCGAGGACGTCGATTTCGTGCTGCTGGGCTGCCCGCACGCTTCGCTGGACCAGATCGGCCGGGTTGCCCGCGCGCTCGAGGGCCGCACGATCTCGGCCGGCTGCGAACTGTGGTTGATGACCCCCCGCGCGCTGCGGACGGTCGCCGATCGCAACGGCTGGACCGAAACCATCCGGCGCGCCGGCGGGCGGATCCTCACCGACTCCTGCCCGGCGATGTCGCGTGTCGCTCCGGAAGGCACGAAGGTGTTCGCGACCGACTCCGCGAAGCAGGCCCACTACCTGCCCGCGATCCTCGGGATCGAGGCGTGGTTCGGCACGCTCGAGGAATGCGTCGACGCCGCTGTCACCGGCCGGTGGCGCGGCTCGCTCGCGCCCGTCGGGAAGGCCCGCCGATGA